One Pseudomonas brassicacearum genomic region harbors:
- the hisG gene encoding ATP phosphoribosyltransferase, giving the protein MLTIALSKGRILDDTLPLLAEAGIVPTENPDKSRKLIIPTTQADVRLLIVRATDVPTYVEHGAADLGVAGKDVLMEYGGQGLYEPLDLQIARCKLMTAGKVGAPEPKGRLRVATKFVNVAKRYYAEQGRQVDIIKLYGSMELAPLIGLADKIIDVVDTGNTLRANGLEPQDFIADITSRLIVNKASMKMQHARIQALIDTLRKAVESRHRG; this is encoded by the coding sequence ATGTTGACCATCGCACTGTCCAAGGGCCGCATCCTTGACGACACCCTGCCGCTTCTGGCTGAAGCAGGCATCGTGCCGACCGAGAATCCGGACAAGAGCCGCAAGCTGATCATCCCCACGACCCAGGCCGATGTGCGCTTGTTGATCGTGCGTGCCACCGATGTGCCGACTTACGTGGAACATGGCGCCGCCGACCTGGGCGTTGCCGGTAAAGACGTGCTGATGGAATACGGCGGCCAGGGCCTGTACGAGCCCCTGGACCTGCAGATCGCCCGTTGCAAGCTGATGACCGCCGGTAAAGTCGGCGCGCCGGAGCCTAAGGGCCGCTTGCGGGTGGCGACCAAGTTCGTCAACGTTGCCAAGCGTTATTACGCCGAGCAGGGCCGTCAGGTCGATATCATCAAGTTGTACGGTTCGATGGAGCTGGCGCCGCTGATCGGCCTGGCGGACAAGATCATCGACGTGGTCGACACCGGCAACACCCTGCGGGCCAATGGCCTGGAACCCCAGGATTTCATCGCGGACATCACCTCCCGGCTGATCGTCAACAAGGCTTCGATGAAGATGCAGCACGCCCGAATCCAGGCTTTGATCGATACCCTGCGCAAGGCAGTGGAATCGCGACACCGCGGCTGA